One genomic region from Balneola sp. encodes:
- the atpB gene encoding ATP synthase F0 subunit A has protein sequence MIQTLRRVFLTLLFLSISTSNTFAADQAEGEEEPIIDVMGTVLDHDYFKTPFGKIYLPRIFYWEDAEGQAQLSAFASTKKAVASENFELSEAGAVVPVNGGHISLDLSITSHLIYFWLSIGLVLFITIGMSRKYKNGIGKDTEPQGAFQNTFEVLFQFVRDDIAKDNIRDDKYERYVPYLFSVFMGIAFMNLFGLLPWAATATADLTVTATLAIITFLITQFSGTKDHWAHVFWFPGVPGWTRFILTPVEVLGLFTKPFALAIRLFANMLSGKMMIIAILGLIFIFADLFGPIGGYGMAGLLSVPLTAALYFLKAFVALLQAYVFTILSAVFIGMAAEDHEHDEEGYHAEHIAEQAN, from the coding sequence ATGATTCAAACCCTGCGTCGAGTTTTCTTAACTCTTTTATTCTTAAGTATCAGCACTTCAAATACTTTTGCGGCAGATCAGGCCGAAGGTGAGGAAGAACCTATTATTGACGTGATGGGTACCGTTCTTGATCACGATTATTTTAAAACACCGTTTGGTAAAATCTACTTACCACGCATCTTTTATTGGGAAGATGCAGAAGGTCAGGCGCAGCTAAGTGCTTTTGCCTCAACCAAGAAAGCTGTCGCTTCTGAGAACTTTGAATTGTCAGAAGCAGGTGCAGTAGTTCCTGTTAATGGTGGGCATATTTCTTTAGATCTATCTATAACCTCTCACTTGATCTATTTTTGGCTCAGTATTGGACTGGTTCTCTTTATTACAATAGGGATGTCCAGGAAGTATAAAAACGGAATTGGTAAAGACACCGAGCCGCAGGGAGCATTTCAGAATACCTTTGAAGTACTATTCCAGTTTGTGAGAGATGACATCGCTAAGGATAATATCCGCGATGACAAATATGAGCGTTATGTACCATACCTATTCTCAGTATTCATGGGTATTGCTTTTATGAACTTATTTGGGCTTTTGCCTTGGGCTGCTACTGCCACTGCTGATTTAACAGTTACAGCGACATTAGCAATTATCACATTTTTAATAACTCAGTTTAGTGGGACAAAAGACCACTGGGCTCATGTATTCTGGTTTCCGGGCGTGCCGGGCTGGACTCGTTTCATTTTAACTCCTGTTGAAGTGCTTGGTTTATTCACTAAACCATTCGCTCTTGCAATTCGACTTTTTGCAAACATGTTGTCAGGAAAGATGATGATCATCGCGATTTTAGGGTTGATCTTTATTTTTGCTGATCTGTTTGGGCCTATTGGTGGCTACGGAATGGCAGGACTTTTATCTGTACCTCTAACTGCAGCTTTATATTTCTTGAAAGCATTTGTGGCTTTACTGCAGGCTTATGTGTTCACAATTCTTTCAGCCGTATTCATTGGGATGGCTGCTGAAGATCATGAGCATGATGAGGAAGGATATCACGCAGAGCATATTGCTGAACAGGCAAATTGA
- the atpE gene encoding ATP synthase F0 subunit C produces the protein MGLLAAGIGAGIVAIGAGLGIGMIGKAATESIARQPEASGDIRGAMLLTAVFIEGVALFCAVICALIIFLG, from the coding sequence ATGGGACTTTTAGCAGCTGGTATTGGAGCAGGAATCGTAGCAATTGGCGCCGGACTTGGAATCGGAATGATTGGTAAGGCGGCTACAGAAAGTATTGCACGTCAGCCTGAAGCATCCGGAGATATCCGTGGCGCAATGCTTTTGACCGCAGTATTTATTGAGGGTGTTGCTCTCTTCTGTGCGGTTATTTGTGCATTGATCATCTTCTTGGGTTAA
- the atpF gene encoding ATP synthase F0 subunit B has translation MLLLAGGGGLLSFNTGFALWIAITMVVFILLMAKFAVPPIMKALEERESKIKDSLESAENALAKAEKISKDNEKALREAEVKAQQIRKEAVEEAELIRAERIKKAKEEAEQLVEQARTSIDQEKKQALVELRQEVAKLAVQSASIIIDAELDSEKNNKLVDKFLSDLPKN, from the coding sequence ATGCTACTTTTAGCAGGCGGAGGGGGATTACTCTCATTTAACACAGGCTTTGCCTTGTGGATTGCTATCACAATGGTGGTTTTCATCTTGTTGATGGCAAAATTTGCAGTACCCCCTATTATGAAAGCGCTTGAGGAGCGAGAGTCAAAAATCAAGGATTCCCTGGAATCCGCTGAGAATGCATTAGCGAAAGCTGAGAAAATCTCTAAAGATAATGAGAAAGCTCTTCGAGAAGCAGAAGTAAAAGCACAACAGATTCGTAAAGAAGCAGTAGAGGAAGCTGAATTAATTCGTGCAGAACGGATTAAGAAAGCCAAAGAAGAAGCTGAACAACTCGTTGAGCAGGCTCGCACCTCTATTGATCAAGAAAAGAAACAAGCTTTAGTTGAACTGAGACAAGAAGTGGCAAAACTTGCCGTACAATCAGCTTCTATTATCATTGACGCAGAGCTTGACAGTGAAAAGAATAACAAGCTGGTAGATAAATTTTTATCTGACCTTCCAAAAAATTAA
- a CDS encoding F0F1 ATP synthase subunit delta, with product MLVSKAARRYATALLELAKEQDVVESTLEDILFVKTTLEDSRDLVLFLKSPIIKPDKKVSALEEIFKSEISELVHRFITLIARKNRQNVLDEIVTAFVEVYNEYAGIISAEVFVATKLDDKQIAAVTEKLEEVTGKKVNVTIKVQEDLKGGMAIKIADTVIDGTVKHQLEQLEDVFLNTTTE from the coding sequence ATGCTGGTATCTAAAGCGGCACGCCGTTACGCTACTGCACTACTGGAGCTTGCCAAAGAGCAAGATGTTGTAGAGTCCACACTTGAGGATATTCTTTTTGTTAAGACTACCCTAGAGGATTCTCGAGATCTGGTTCTTTTCTTAAAAAGCCCCATTATAAAGCCAGACAAGAAAGTTTCTGCTCTTGAAGAAATCTTCAAATCAGAGATCAGTGAATTGGTTCACAGGTTCATAACGTTGATTGCACGTAAAAATCGACAAAATGTACTTGATGAAATCGTTACTGCCTTTGTTGAAGTTTACAATGAGTACGCTGGTATTATTTCAGCTGAAGTATTTGTCGCTACTAAATTAGATGACAAACAAATTGCTGCGGTTACCGAGAAGCTGGAAGAGGTTACCGGTAAGAAAGTAAATGTCACTATAAAAGTGCAGGAAGATTTGAAAGGCGGAATGGCCATTAAAATAGCAGATACAGTTATTGATGGTACCGTTAAGCACCAGTTGGAACAGCTTGAAGATGTATTCCTGAATACAACTACGGAATAA
- a CDS encoding F0F1 ATP synthase subunit alpha, with protein MSQVRPDEVSAILRKQLSGFDNEADTYDVGTVLEVGDGIARVYGLSKVQAGELVELPDSKDEKGASITGMVLNLEEDNVGIVLFGSSEAVEEGHTVKRTKDIASINVGEGLLGRVINPLGVPIDGKGAITGETIRLPLERKAPGVIYREPVTEPLQTGLKSIDSLIPIGRGQRELIIGDRQTGKTSVAVDTIINQKATQDTDKPVHCIYVAVGQKGSTVANIQKVLEENGAMEYTTIVAAPASVSAPMRYIAPFAGAAIGEYFRDTGRHALVIYDDLSKQAVAYRELSLLLKRPPGREAYPGDVFYLHSRLLERAAKIINDDKVAGAMNNIPDELKPKVKGGGSLTALPVIETQAGDVSAYIPTNVISITDGQIFLDTDLFNQGIRPAIDVGTSVSRVGGSAQVKSMKKLSGTLKLDLAQYRELEAFAKFGSDLDASTQAQLRKGERTVELLKQDVYQPLPVEQQIALLKINDVGLLDRLEVEQIEQFENQYLETVGIKYEDEMQKLADSGILDDSFGDNLIEIAKSVIDQVTASN; from the coding sequence ATGAGTCAAGTCAGACCAGACGAAGTTTCAGCCATACTACGTAAACAATTATCAGGCTTCGATAATGAAGCTGATACTTATGACGTGGGTACCGTACTCGAGGTAGGAGACGGTATTGCACGTGTGTATGGGTTATCAAAAGTACAAGCAGGTGAATTGGTTGAATTACCTGATTCTAAGGATGAAAAGGGTGCTTCCATAACAGGAATGGTACTTAACCTTGAGGAAGACAATGTAGGTATTGTACTCTTTGGGTCATCCGAAGCCGTAGAAGAAGGCCATACCGTTAAAAGAACCAAAGATATCGCTTCTATAAATGTGGGCGAAGGTCTGCTGGGACGAGTTATCAACCCTCTTGGTGTACCTATCGATGGTAAAGGTGCTATAACCGGCGAAACAATTCGTCTACCGCTTGAGCGTAAAGCTCCCGGGGTAATTTATCGTGAGCCGGTAACAGAGCCTCTTCAAACAGGACTCAAATCAATTGACTCATTGATCCCGATTGGACGAGGTCAGCGTGAACTTATCATTGGTGATCGTCAGACTGGTAAAACTTCTGTAGCTGTAGATACTATTATCAACCAGAAAGCTACTCAAGACACTGACAAACCCGTTCACTGTATTTATGTAGCTGTTGGACAGAAAGGTTCAACCGTTGCTAATATCCAGAAAGTATTGGAAGAGAACGGTGCCATGGAATACACTACGATTGTAGCTGCTCCTGCCAGTGTTTCAGCTCCAATGCGTTATATCGCTCCATTTGCAGGTGCTGCTATTGGTGAGTATTTCCGTGATACAGGCCGTCATGCTCTTGTAATCTATGATGATCTTTCAAAGCAAGCTGTTGCTTACCGTGAGCTTTCATTATTGCTTAAGCGTCCTCCTGGCCGTGAAGCATATCCTGGTGATGTATTCTACCTTCACAGTCGTTTATTAGAGCGCGCTGCTAAAATCATTAATGATGATAAGGTAGCTGGCGCTATGAACAACATCCCTGACGAATTAAAGCCAAAAGTAAAAGGTGGTGGATCATTAACTGCACTTCCTGTTATTGAAACACAGGCCGGTGATGTTTCTGCTTACATCCCAACCAACGTAATTTCTATTACTGATGGTCAGATCTTCCTGGATACAGACTTGTTTAACCAAGGTATTCGACCCGCTATTGATGTTGGTACTTCGGTATCTCGAGTAGGGGGTTCTGCTCAGGTGAAATCAATGAAGAAACTTTCAGGTACTCTGAAGCTTGATTTGGCTCAGTACCGTGAACTGGAAGCTTTTGCAAAATTTGGTTCCGATCTTGATGCTTCAACGCAAGCTCAACTTCGAAAAGGAGAGCGTACTGTTGAACTACTGAAGCAGGATGTTTATCAGCCACTTCCGGTAGAGCAACAAATTGCACTTCTCAAAATCAATGATGTTGGTTTGCTTGATAGGCTTGAAGTAGAGCAGATTGAACAGTTTGAAAACCAATACCTTGAAACTGTTGGCATCAAATACGAAGATGAAATGCAGAAACTTGCTGACTCAGGTATTCTGGACGATAGCTTCGGTGATAATCTCATTGAGATTGCAAAATCAGTAATCGATCAAGTTACAGCATCTAACTAA
- the atpG gene encoding ATP synthase F1 subunit gamma — protein MANLRDIRNRISSVNNTQQITKAMKMVAAAKLRKAQDRMTQTRPYASKIEEVAGRLAENSSATNPVMRKPEEVKKVLFIIVGSDRGLCGGFNNNLFKEVEKRLERDFQQFLEKKTLSVVAIGKKATAYFKKRKYNVVESFPGFFDDILYDATSDIMEAATAQFVDGDYDEVHIAYNEFKSVIAQNRKVQKVLPIDTAEITKSDSDHASEQAIDYLYEPNSQAILDRLLPLHLNMQLWRAVLESNASEQGARMTAMDSATENAKDLEKDLRLKYNQARQSAITTEISEIVSGAQALSED, from the coding sequence ATGGCGAACCTCCGAGACATACGAAACCGGATATCATCTGTAAACAACACGCAGCAGATTACCAAAGCTATGAAAATGGTAGCTGCTGCCAAGCTTAGAAAAGCTCAGGACCGCATGACACAAACGCGTCCCTATGCTTCTAAGATTGAAGAAGTTGCAGGCCGTTTAGCAGAAAATAGCAGTGCTACAAACCCTGTTATGCGTAAGCCTGAAGAAGTTAAGAAGGTATTATTCATTATTGTTGGTTCTGACCGTGGACTTTGCGGCGGATTTAACAATAATTTGTTTAAGGAAGTTGAAAAACGGCTAGAACGTGACTTCCAACAGTTTCTAGAGAAGAAGACATTATCAGTTGTAGCTATAGGAAAGAAGGCAACGGCCTATTTCAAGAAAAGGAAATATAACGTTGTGGAAAGTTTTCCAGGCTTCTTTGATGATATTTTGTATGATGCTACTTCCGATATTATGGAAGCTGCTACTGCTCAATTTGTAGATGGTGATTATGATGAAGTGCACATCGCATACAACGAATTTAAGTCAGTGATTGCACAGAATCGTAAAGTACAGAAGGTACTTCCGATAGATACAGCTGAAATCACAAAAAGTGATTCTGATCATGCATCTGAGCAAGCTATTGATTACCTTTACGAGCCAAATTCACAGGCGATATTAGATCGTCTCTTGCCACTGCATTTAAACATGCAATTATGGCGAGCAGTACTTGAGTCTAACGCATCTGAGCAAGGCGCACGAATGACCGCAATGGACAGTGCGACTGAAAATGCTAAAGATCTTGAAAAAGACCTGAGACTCAAATACAATCAGGCACGACAAAGTGCTATTACGACTGAAATTTCTGAAATTGTTTCTGGTGCGCAAGCACTTAGTGAAGATTAG
- a CDS encoding sulfotransferase family protein, with amino-acid sequence MAVFKKIGEQITALSDALGFERRDLRADLGMPWDFVKSKVMNSHFKWDYDEIERYCMFVGYPRSGHTLVGSLLDAHPDMVISHELDALRYLRAGFSREQIFSLILHKDKVFTGKGREWTGYDYSIEGLWQGRYRNLKVIGDKKGGGSSLHLIARPNIIEKLRDEMQLPIKLIHIVRHPLDNIATHKRKWSVNPTLQEAIDGYFDRVEANAKLKSQVAEDEWCELTHEEFIENSEDTLRTLITFLELEPYEDYIKAAAAKVFDSPSKSRTRIEWPQEMIDQVAERSQKYDFLKDYEFTVEAD; translated from the coding sequence ATGGCGGTATTCAAAAAAATTGGTGAACAGATAACTGCTTTATCTGATGCACTTGGATTCGAACGTCGCGACCTTCGTGCCGATCTTGGTATGCCCTGGGATTTTGTAAAAAGTAAAGTCATGAACTCTCACTTTAAGTGGGATTATGACGAAATAGAACGATACTGCATGTTTGTTGGATACCCACGTAGCGGCCACACCTTAGTTGGCTCTCTGCTGGATGCTCACCCAGACATGGTTATCTCTCACGAACTCGATGCATTACGATACCTAAGAGCCGGGTTTAGCCGAGAGCAAATTTTCAGTTTAATTTTGCATAAAGACAAAGTATTTACCGGAAAAGGACGTGAGTGGACGGGATACGATTATTCGATTGAGGGATTATGGCAAGGACGCTACCGCAACCTCAAAGTAATCGGTGATAAGAAAGGAGGGGGTTCTTCTCTTCACCTCATAGCCCGGCCTAATATTATTGAAAAACTGCGAGATGAAATGCAGTTGCCTATCAAGTTGATCCATATTGTACGGCACCCACTGGATAACATAGCTACACATAAGCGAAAATGGTCTGTAAACCCTACACTGCAAGAAGCTATAGATGGATACTTCGACAGAGTTGAAGCTAACGCTAAGCTAAAGTCTCAGGTTGCTGAGGATGAATGGTGTGAGCTCACCCACGAAGAATTTATCGAAAATTCAGAAGATACGCTCAGGACACTCATTACTTTTCTAGAACTGGAGCCTTATGAAGATTATATCAAGGCGGCAGCAGCTAAAGTGTTTGATTCTCCATCCAAAAGCCGGACTAGAATTGAGTGGCCACAGGAAATGATTGATCAGGTTGCTGAACGAAGTCAAAAGTACGATTTTCTCAAGGATTATGAATTCACTGTTGAGGCTGACTAA